GATATTGAAttgatatttggtgtattgttttatcatgacaagttacagttcaagtttgaaattttgtatgatttggtgcagagttatggtcctttgaCTTAGAACATTCACTCTAATAATCAGTTTTTCTCActttttttcatcattattgaagatattgatttgatattgttataaagGTTTACAACATGAGATcaagttatagatcaagttagCATTTGTTCTGGTACAACTATTTTTTAACTGACATGGGACTATATAATGCCCTGCAATACTCTCAGAGTGAttgtttattcttattttttagattttggAAAGAGTGAGGTTGAACAAGAGACCAGAAATTTCTTCGAATAGTCCACCAGATCTGTCATCATTGATAAAGAAATGTTGGGATCAAAATCCTGCAAAAAGACCTGCATTTAAAGTAAActatacattttagaaaatactgatttctaaaaacaatttataaaaagcaacattaaaactttaatatcaaattattcagtaacaaatatttcatagatataaacagatgtagtatgagtgccaatgagacaactctcaatacAAGTCAACATTTATAAAAGGAAATCATTACAGTTCAAAGTATGAATATCAACATGGAGACttgtctcacaccgaacagcaagctataaagcaTGCATATTCAGAATGTACCAGCAATGATTATATTTATGTGTCGGCAATGATAGTtcttaaaagtattattaattCCTATCAATGATCAGACTAGATATTGCTGCATATTTATGAAGTGAACCTGAAGTATAGTTACTGATGTACCTCTGTTCATCTACATGTCCCATGTAATTTcagtcacaattttttttaaagaaattacaaaataaatcttaaCATTTCAGAGTTCTGCCTCGTTCATGcgctcaactttgtattttcctgttctatttttatcacTTGTATACAGGAGCTCTCACTGAAATTGATGATTTAAAGAAGAATCTTCATACCTTTTACAGATCATGGCAGTCCATACACATACTCTTAGAATATTGTTCAaaactgtgaattcattatttttttcctggattattgaaaattatcatttttgttgatttagcAAAGTCTGTGTACAAACCTTGAGAAATCTGATAATTTTTGCACATTTATTTAAGTTCCTGGTTTACCTGTACCCAAAACaattacaataaataataataaaaaatccacAATTTTTGATTTGTGATTCTTTTAATTCTTCATGGTAGAAGATTTTATAGGAATAAATTGAGCGCCCATTTTGTgttcattttgaaatatgttcTCCCAAATGAACTAAGAAAAATCCTGTCAATCTGaacttattttgataatttcactTTTGTAGGACATCATTTTACAACTTGACAAATTAGCATTTCCTCCAGACTGGAGAGCTCTTTTCAAAGAAGCAGGTGTACCAAATGAAGCATTAGAAGATGTGCAGTCAGCCAGAACCATTATCAGCCTAGTCAACAACACTGTAGATCTTGAAAATGTGAAGACCATGATGGAAGATATAAGACATTCAAATGATGCTATAATGGCATCACATGACTTGACAAGAGAATCACATGTTTacattaaccaatcaaatgatCAGAATAGGTATCCTAGCAACTCAACCAGGCAGTCATATAACTTTTCAGTCCAGTCTAGGGAACCTCAAAAAAGTCTGACAGCCGCTTCTAGAAGGTCACATGACATGATGTCATCGTCAAATAGACATTCTTATGATAAAGCAAGGAATTCTGGGGATTCTATTctcacaaaaaaatcatttgattcACCATTTTCATCAACTAGGAATAAAAAGTTTGATGATGAGAAAAATGTTGGCGACTCTATTGAGGAAGAAATTGGAGAAACAGACGATGTGAGAGatagttttgattttaaatttaataccaATTTTATGgaagattttcaaaatgaacaaaatcaAGATGAGAAATTTTTCCAGAAAAGTCAGACATCTTTAAGAGATTTCAAAACTTCTGCACATGGGGAAGACACGACCGCTGAATACTTAAATTATCTAAAAACCTCATGTGAAATTTTATCACCAACGATTAGAAGTCCATTGAGGAGTAAATATTCAGATAATATGAAAGATTTTCTTTACACTGATTCTGAAAAGTCTGACCAAACAGGCGCTGTCATTGAAACAATTGCTAGTATTCCAAGATCTAAGTCCCCTGTGGCTGATTTGAGGAAGTCAGATCAACGTTTGGATCATGAAGTTTTGAACTCAACAAGGTCATCGTCTGCTAAAAATCAATCAACTGGAAAGTCACATGATCCCATAGAAAGAAAGTCACATGATTCTACAGTAGGAAAGTCACATGATTCTACAGTAAGAAAGTCACATGACATACTCCTGCAGGAGATAAGAAAATCACAATCCAATCTAGAAAAAGAAACACCACAGAAGTTTATGGCAAAACCAGAAAATGAGGAAAAAGATCTGAACAGTTCTACAGGAAAGACACATGACATGGAAAATCAACCATCAGATTTAACTGATTCGTCAATGAGAAAATCGCATGATGCTGCTCTGAAGGAAATGCTTAATTCAAAAGCTTATTCTAAAACTGATATGTCTTCTAAGAGGTCACATGATCACTTGAAGAAAGAATCTACACCAAGAAAGTCACATGACGAAAGTTCCCTCCTTAGGAAATCACATGATAGTTTGATCGAAGATTTTTCACCAAGACAGTCACATGATAAATGGAAGAAAGATTCAACTCCAAGATCATTGCATGAAAGTATGATGGAAGAAATGTCTCTCAGAAAGTCAAATAGTTACACGAAAAAAGACTTGACCCCAAGGAAGTCACATGACAGAATCATTGATGAATCTCTTCTCAGAAAGTCACATGATATCTTGAAGAAAGATTCCACCCCAAGGAAGTCACATGATAGTATCATTGATGAATCTCCTCTCAGAAAGTCACATGATGTCTTAAAGAAAGATTTTACACCAAGGAAGTCACATGACAGTATCATTGATGAATCCCTTCTCAGAAAGTCACATGATGTCCTGAAGAAAGATATTACTCCAAGGAAGTCACATGACAGTATCATTTATGAATCTTTTATCAAAAAGTCAAATGATGACATGAAGAAAGATTCCACCCCAAGAAAGACAATTCATGCCAATGTGATGgatgaaataagaaaaacagggaaattgtttaaaaaagatGGGAAGAAAAATCCACTTTCAGCATATGTTGATTCAAAGGATGCTAATTCTCAAAAATCTGCTAATGTTAGAGCTAATGAACATTCAGAAGATGAAAACTTCATTTCTAAGAATAGCGATACTGAACAGAAGTTTTTAGATTTGTTGCAAACTGACTTTGATTCTGGAAAAATTAACACAGTTGACACTGAAGAAAAAGTTCAAACTGAGATTGAGGTCAAATCCAAACTAAGTTCAAAAGATAAGTCAATTGTAACGAAAAAAGGTCctcaacaaaatttactaacagaaatgaaaagtttaCACACAAAATTACGAATTGAAAAGACTGGACATGTTGAAGAAATAAAGCAACTTCATACGAAGCTCAGAAGTGGGAAAAATGGAAATGAAAACATGGATAAAAATTCTGCCAATGGAAATGAGATTAAGGATAATATTTTAGAGAAGGATGATGCTAGTGATAAAGATTCCATTGAAAACATAGACATTAAGGATGACCTTGACAATCTGTCTGTTGATAGCCTTGACCTTAATGACAGTATAACAGAAGATATTGGTCACATGACTAATCCTAAGAAGATTGAGAGTGAGGCTAATTTTAGTGGAACCAAAGTTCAAAGTGATCAAGATAGTGAGAAATCTTGTTCAATGTCAAAGGGTAAAAATGGCAAAGTTGAACAGAAGGAAGACATTAATAATAGTGCTAAATCATTGCCAGAAAATTCAAATACGGGTAAAAATGAAAGTGTCAAAAACTTGCCAGATTTAAGAATGTcgttgaataatgaaatagcacaattttctaccaaaaaattaaaaagaaaagtaaaggGGAAAACAGAACAAATGAAAGAAGATGATAAAGAAAAGGGaaagaaaaatgcaaaagaaaGTGTAAAATCCAAgccaaaaaagaaatcaaaatcaGTACCCGACAAGAAAACAGCAGCAACTGAAAATCTTACTGTCAGTAATGAGAACTGTTCAGAAATTCAGACAAATCCTAAAAACCGTAAAAGTATAGAGGCTTGGGTTGAAGCGAAACCAGTCATGACTGATGCAAAGCAAAAGCAACATAAAATATCAACATCAAGTTTGCCCTCACATCCCCCTCCAATTTTGCTTCCTGAAGATCCACCACCTAGTTTCATTTCTGATGATCCACCCATTCCACCAGCACCACCTATACCAACAATGGAATTGACTCCTCCTCCAGCTCCTCCCTTGCCAGAAGAGGATGCTGCAGTAGGGGAGACAACAAATTCAAAGATAAAAAAGAGGCTGGAGATTCCTGAGGCAAAGCATTCCAGCCATGAGGCAACACCTTCAAATTCAACGAAATCCAATCTAGCATCAAAGGGAGATGACTCTGATCCAGTGATGGTGAAATCAGCAGAATTAAGGGATCAAAAGGAAGTTTTACAATCAATATCTAAGCCACATCCAAACCAGCTCACAGATCTTTCACAAGTCAATAAACAGACATACACATCTATAGCAGATATCCTAAAAAGGGTAAGTAATATATAAATGGTCATAgatatacactttttttttttttttaaatatggtaAATACATCAACAAAGGACTGGAGGATCTAAATGGGGGTAAAACAGAATagaaaataagctaaaaaaagtaagaaattgGGTCTAATCCTGAAATAGAGTGAGTGGAATTTttgatcagcaaagtaaaaaAAGATCATTGTTTACTTTATGAATACGGGTATTAAATTTGACAACGACAAATCTATATTAAAGTTTCTACGTCCACAATAATTTTCACTACCagttttatgagaaaaaaaaacttttatcattatcattttagTTCTACAAGTACTAAGtattaatttcaattgaaaCGTTTTGGCAGAAGAATTTGAAAGTACTTTCCTATAACAGATCTACATTGGAAAAGGGAgcataattcatattttgtgcTTAATTAGTtaatttgtaaaagaattgGCACTAACTTCGtatgaaatgtataaaatgtaggAGACATACttcatattatttaatatttcaatttgtgATTTTATATCTGTGTGTTTTTTCCCTcatgaacagagaatgaaggaTATCTTTAAGCACATATGAATAGATATTGTTCAATTAACTAAATGCCAAAAATAGCATGATTTTCTTATGATTTATATTACAAAGGAATATTGCACACTTACCGggtactgtttttttttttgtttttttttttatctatatgcaaaactttgttgaaaatttatttacaattgagAAACATGTCAATATTCTTAATTGCCATTTTATCAATGCAAAAGAACTAATTTAAATTGCCCAACACAATTTacaaagaatataaaattaaatgtaaatgtttGATAGATTTATTTGCTAGTTGCTctacatatttttcaaatacagGCTAACTGGACTGACATAAGAATGGTAAGCTAAGTCTCATGAGTGCTTACCTTCTATGTAGATAACAAGAACTTGTAAAACATCAGCATGAGCTTGATTGATGTGTGAATAACCTTGACCTTTGTAATTTTAAGTGCATGTTAATATCACATGATTTGCTGTTTATCAAATTTGGTTGTTACTCTTTCAATGAAATAGCAGAAAAAGTTTGGATAGGACCAtgaccattttattttttacaatagtTACTGGATCCTCCTGAGAAAATAATTCAGATATTGTGAGCAACGTCTACTCTGCTGTCATGTGACATGTCTGTGAAATGAATTTGACAGTGTGTATTTATTCCACTTTGTCCACTTTCAAGAAATGCTACATTCCCTCCAAATAGAATTAATAATTCAGATATTGTGATCAATGTCTGCTATTTTGTGCTGATGTTTGTGCAATAAATTCAACTATGTATATTTTATTCGCTAAAATGAAAGTTTTTCTACTTAAATCATTTTATCTAAAGCTTGGGTTGCAGGTATTGTTTCATAGGATTTGTTGTAAAAGGAAAGGAAAAATAAGTATTTAATCATTCTGACGTCATAGATTAAGATATACTGTAGTCTGCTTTTCTATATTTGCCACATTGtttcttttatgtttattgagacaatttaaaaacaggTGTCAATTTACCAGGACACTGTTAATGTATAAGTTTACAACTTGTGataaataatatatcataaattttctgaaataaaatacactgatacaaaaatttaaacagaaTGCTGTAACACCTTTAGAATTGTGTTTGTTTGACTGAACTAATCAACTCAATAAAGTTTGTGTGTTTAATTTGCAAAACTAAACTAAATCTAATGAAAGCAATGGATAATAAGAGTCAGAGGAAATATAGGTAGGAAGAAAGATAAACATACTGTTGattaaatcattataaattGTGGGAAACCTCTAATGTAGGAGTTCATGGATGTAAGTGAACCACAAATCCCAATGTGAAATAAAGTGCA
This Mytilus trossulus isolate FHL-02 chromosome 14, PNRI_Mtr1.1.1.hap1, whole genome shotgun sequence DNA region includes the following protein-coding sequences:
- the LOC134698109 gene encoding uncharacterized protein LOC134698109 → MASVKLKNDKKLFQLKKESKKLHAEVEALEDALILHQRYKHDNDTSVRGLLRKEIGGSIWQRGGSGKLHSYRTANDLEESEKNVPESRVNKRRQRRNKQYEANQKENEKDKVNSKLSENQNELVAKSAGLPIHNKNEDSAYDESIDNRGKHGNQKDHVTKTTNGLKVDSNFEIEAEKVSILKNKVLEKASVGVIHRKHSTPKTHSDLKSNFDSNKNSSKISNETPVKLQSALKNVDKTKHNKFDDVQNMRNLTNQNAEKLLNDGLLRGKPPSTKLKQTNIKPSQALERCRDNEVFKILSMPSNQRPDQLPSNQRSDLAPKSDSLDNVVPSQNESNNSNREQTISKCDPHVKDWIQSLGLMEEEKYLKMFAENEMDMDEVSQLTALQLNEIGITAFGALNKILRGIKELKKTKTSLEVRPTKNLSSSLDFKNVLNIENENRQSKTLGHTDQDFKRSMTFEERLSNMDQSRTNLRRSRSFASSASKSVYSSDALRSSLDDGIAERLKKEKANLKDAKIESNPSNTKSVARKSVNSPVQNIENLKITDKDNKPVQNDEKVKTLRKRSNSPARRPASSPARRKTKPTDKAADSDVPEKKKCDNSQTGQKGPISRQGSEVGGKKSTLNRQGSGKSKNIPVLWPRAKSAQAAEKKAKEGVAAAAKKFNEKQKQIIEKEEKHTKVKKIKKVQRDEMAARHENRQAEIDQEDDIDDGRVDKLDREYEQEELVITELDQDISKLISVTVLDPVNKINDYVETPKREERPVERPRPRSSRHVRQSINKPIYIGADFPGDFLPTGQGKRYHSARENEVKTIESQIEELQNKALSGEMVTMDLVKGLQQRLEEIEQQIKNTKPPKIKQKHRGTEPKYPVSVSVREKDIISEIEKEKEKDSRPTRSPELLKVTDPLKSLEINSDDIMFDSTDLVGEGTFSRVYHGVCLGAEVAIKQLKIPLTSHDKNYFAAEVSLLKELHHPRVVQLIGVCTTDKFPLMVLEFMARGSLYYYLHDPKCESMDHAEYYGVAHDIALGMNYLHQHKPQVLHLDLKSMNVLLDSSGRAKIADFGFSKFRHDADLKASKLSKKKSMCSSPTWMAPELLETGEITTKADVYSFGIILWEMLTRSHPYDGCSVFQILERVRLNKRPEISSNSPPDLSSLIKKCWDQNPAKRPAFKDIILQLDKLAFPPDWRALFKEAGVPNEALEDVQSARTIISLVNNTVDLENVKTMMEDIRHSNDAIMASHDLTRESHVYINQSNDQNRYPSNSTRQSYNFSVQSREPQKSLTAASRRSHDMMSSSNRHSYDKARNSGDSILTKKSFDSPFSSTRNKKFDDEKNVGDSIEEEIGETDDVRDSFDFKFNTNFMEDFQNEQNQDEKFFQKSQTSLRDFKTSAHGEDTTAEYLNYLKTSCEILSPTIRSPLRSKYSDNMKDFLYTDSEKSDQTGAVIETIASIPRSKSPVADLRKSDQRLDHEVLNSTRSSSAKNQSTGKSHDPIERKSHDSTVGKSHDSTVRKSHDILLQEIRKSQSNLEKETPQKFMAKPENEEKDLNSSTGKTHDMENQPSDLTDSSMRKSHDAALKEMLNSKAYSKTDMSSKRSHDHLKKESTPRKSHDESSLLRKSHDSLIEDFSPRQSHDKWKKDSTPRSLHESMMEEMSLRKSNSYTKKDLTPRKSHDRIIDESLLRKSHDILKKDSTPRKSHDSIIDESPLRKSHDVLKKDFTPRKSHDSIIDESLLRKSHDVLKKDITPRKSHDSIIYESFIKKSNDDMKKDSTPRKTIHANVMDEIRKTGKLFKKDGKKNPLSAYVDSKDANSQKSANVRANEHSEDENFISKNSDTEQKFLDLLQTDFDSGKINTVDTEEKVQTEIEVKSKLSSKDKSIVTKKGPQQNLLTEMKSLHTKLRIEKTGHVEEIKQLHTKLRSGKNGNENMDKNSANGNEIKDNILEKDDASDKDSIENIDIKDDLDNLSVDSLDLNDSITEDIGHMTNPKKIESEANFSGTKVQSDQDSEKSCSMSKGKNGKVEQKEDINNSAKSLPENSNTGKNESVKNLPDLRMSLNNEIAQFSTKKLKRKVKGKTEQMKEDDKEKGKKNAKESVKSKPKKKSKSVPDKKTAATENLTVSNENCSEIQTNPKNRKSIEAWVEAKPVMTDAKQKQHKISTSSLPSHPPPILLPEDPPPSFISDDPPIPPAPPIPTMELTPPPAPPLPEEDAAVGETTNSKIKKRLEIPEAKHSSHEATPSNSTKSNLASKGDDSDPVMVKSAELRDQKEVLQSISKPHPNQLTDLSQVNKQTYTSIADILKRAVFSRREAMGEDNYSPSPSVASSWSFVDD